The Methylomagnum ishizawai genome has a window encoding:
- the phoB gene encoding phosphate regulon transcriptional regulator PhoB: MTALNVLVVEDEDAIREMLGMILEQAEFTYQAVADTQHAQAVLGEITPDLILLDWMLPGVSGVEWARRLKKDKSLGEIPIIMLTARGEEEDKIRGLEFGADDYITKPFSPRELVARIKAVLRRSSKFGKSGHIELGGIALYNDEHRVTIAEQSVVLSPTEYRLLEFFLTHPDKVYSRGQLLDQVWGRGSFIEERTVDVHIRRLRKILSEHGREEMIQTVRGFGYRFSEQP, translated from the coding sequence ATGACCGCGTTGAACGTACTCGTAGTCGAAGATGAGGATGCTATCCGGGAAATGCTGGGCATGATCCTGGAGCAGGCCGAATTCACCTACCAAGCCGTGGCCGACACCCAACACGCCCAGGCCGTGTTGGGGGAAATCACGCCCGACCTGATCCTGCTGGACTGGATGCTGCCCGGCGTCAGCGGGGTCGAATGGGCGCGGCGCCTGAAGAAGGACAAGAGCCTGGGCGAAATCCCCATCATCATGCTCACCGCCCGCGGCGAGGAGGAGGACAAGATCCGCGGCCTGGAATTCGGGGCCGACGACTACATCACCAAGCCGTTCTCGCCGCGCGAACTGGTGGCCCGGATCAAGGCCGTCCTGCGCCGCAGCAGCAAGTTCGGCAAGTCCGGCCATATCGAACTGGGCGGCATCGCCCTCTACAACGACGAACACCGCGTCACCATCGCCGAACAGTCGGTGGTGCTGAGCCCCACCGAATACCGCCTGCTGGAATTCTTCCTGACCCATCCCGACAAGGTCTACAGCCGGGGCCAGTTGTTGGACCAGGTGTGGGGCCGCGGCTCGTTCATCGAGGAGCGCACCGTCGATGTGCATATCCGCCGCCTGCGCAAAATCCTGTCCGAGCATGGCCGGGAGGAAATGATCCAGACCGTGCGCGGCTTCGGCTACCGTTTCTCCGAGCAACCCTGA
- the phoR gene encoding phosphate regulon sensor histidine kinase PhoR yields MSPWRSELSFVLLSLLFGAFFAKLFNQASLVLWLCLVSYLARHLFFVNRLLAWLQGGRASQMPQGDGVWEEIYYLIFRLRRRNKRRKKQLIQMLERFRTATAALPDATVVLGPRDEIDWFNEAAGQLLGLRRGDIGQQIGNLLRYPKFTDYLKRKDYHQATVGIPSPAAENVQLEIRVVPYGDDLRLLVAQDVTQLRFMERVRTDFIANVSHELRTPLTVLKGYLETLSDADATPPAYLKVFRRMEEQTTRMQSLIDGLLSLTRLESGAHALVPKPVDVPALLRLIREEAGLLSERGPEIELRLETQAGLMGAESELRSAFSNLVVNAVKYTPPAGRVTMRWRDEGQGARLDVEDTGPGIAQEHLPRLTERFYRVDVEGGKSGSGLGLAIAKHVMARHGAELKIASTPGKGSCFSCCFGEQRVIRALPPAVRATAA; encoded by the coding sequence ATGAGCCCTTGGCGCTCCGAACTCTCGTTCGTTTTATTGTCGCTGCTGTTCGGCGCTTTCTTCGCCAAGCTGTTCAACCAAGCCTCCCTGGTCCTGTGGCTGTGCCTCGTGTCCTATCTGGCGCGGCATTTGTTCTTCGTCAACCGCCTGCTGGCCTGGTTGCAGGGCGGACGGGCCAGCCAAATGCCGCAGGGCGACGGGGTGTGGGAAGAGATTTATTACCTCATCTTCCGTTTGCGCCGCCGCAACAAGCGCCGCAAGAAGCAACTGATCCAGATGCTGGAACGCTTCCGCACCGCGACCGCCGCCCTGCCGGATGCCACCGTGGTCTTGGGTCCTCGGGACGAGATCGATTGGTTCAACGAAGCGGCCGGCCAGTTGCTGGGCCTGCGCCGGGGCGATATCGGCCAGCAGATCGGCAACCTGCTGCGCTATCCGAAATTCACCGACTACCTCAAGCGCAAGGACTACCACCAAGCCACCGTCGGCATTCCCTCCCCGGCGGCGGAAAACGTGCAACTGGAAATCCGGGTCGTGCCCTATGGCGACGACCTGCGGCTATTGGTGGCCCAGGATGTCACCCAACTCCGGTTCATGGAACGGGTCCGCACCGACTTCATCGCCAACGTCTCCCACGAACTCCGCACCCCGCTCACGGTGCTGAAGGGCTATCTGGAAACCCTGAGCGATGCCGACGCCACCCCGCCCGCCTATCTCAAGGTGTTCCGCCGCATGGAGGAACAAACCACGCGGATGCAAAGCCTGATCGACGGCCTCCTGTCCCTGACCCGGCTGGAATCCGGGGCGCACGCGCTGGTGCCCAAACCGGTGGACGTGCCCGCCCTGCTCAGGCTGATCCGCGAGGAAGCCGGGCTCCTGTCCGAGCGCGGTCCCGAGATCGAACTGCGGCTGGAAACCCAGGCCGGCCTGATGGGCGCGGAATCGGAACTCCGCAGCGCCTTTTCCAACCTCGTGGTCAACGCCGTGAAATACACCCCGCCCGCAGGCCGCGTCACCATGCGTTGGCGCGACGAGGGCCAGGGGGCGCGGCTGGATGTCGAGGACACCGGCCCCGGCATCGCCCAGGAACACCTGCCGCGCCTGACCGAGCGCTTCTACCGGGTGGATGTCGAGGGCGGCAAGAGCGGCTCCGGCCTGGGACTCGCCATCGCCAAGCACGTCATGGCCCGCCACGGGGCCGAACTCAAGATCGCCAGCACGCCGGGCAAGGGGAGTTGCTTTAGCTGTTGCTTCGGCGAACAACGGGTGATCCGCGCCCTCCCCCCAGCGGTCCGGGCCACGGCGGCCTGA
- a CDS encoding disulfide bond formation protein B: MSASLETALKFARGLNARAYFALGALYCLGLILMALYFQFQGGLEPCPLCISQRIMVVAVGLVMLAAALHNPGPAGVGRYAWLGFATALGGAAISARHIWIQHLPADKVPACTPGLEYMFHYFPLTDTLKAMVTGTGDCAKVDWTLLGLSMPAWVLICFLFLAALSLAQFWNRADRTAA; this comes from the coding sequence ATGAGCGCATCCCTAGAAACCGCCCTCAAATTCGCCCGCGGCCTGAACGCCCGCGCCTATTTCGCGCTGGGCGCCCTGTATTGCCTGGGGCTGATCCTGATGGCGCTGTACTTCCAATTCCAAGGCGGCCTGGAACCCTGCCCCCTGTGCATCTCGCAGCGGATCATGGTGGTGGCGGTGGGCTTGGTCATGCTGGCGGCGGCGCTGCACAATCCGGGCCCGGCCGGGGTGGGGCGCTATGCCTGGCTGGGTTTCGCCACCGCGCTGGGCGGGGCCGCCATTTCCGCCCGCCACATCTGGATACAGCACCTGCCCGCCGACAAGGTGCCCGCCTGCACCCCCGGCCTGGAATACATGTTCCATTACTTCCCGCTGACCGACACCCTCAAGGCCATGGTGACCGGCACCGGCGATTGCGCCAAGGTGGATTGGACCCTGTTGGGCCTGAGCATGCCGGCCTGGGTCTTGATCTGCTTCCTGTTCCTCGCGGCGCTCAGCCTCGCCCAGTTCTGGAACCGCGCCGACCGGACAGCCGCGTAG
- a CDS encoding dodecin, with the protein MSNRVYKLVEIVGTSPVSTDDAIRNAIAKAAKTLAHLDWFQVVETRGQIVDGQVAHFQVVLKVGFRLDD; encoded by the coding sequence ATGTCCAACCGCGTCTACAAACTCGTCGAAATCGTCGGCACCTCGCCCGTCAGCACCGACGACGCCATCCGCAACGCCATCGCCAAAGCCGCCAAAACCCTGGCCCACCTCGATTGGTTCCAGGTCGTGGAAACCCGCGGCCAGATCGTGGACGGCCAGGTCGCCCATTTCCAGGTCGTGTTGAAGGTCGGCTTCCGCCTGGACGATTGA